Part of the Paenibacillus sp. FSL R7-0273 genome is shown below.
CCCACAGGAGCCTCGCCTTCCCCCAGACCGGAAGCAGGGTCAATATGCTGTTGTACCATTGATACCAGTACTGCTGAGGCCGGCTTCTTCTCAGCATCGACAATAATTACCTTGACCGTCTTGGGTCCGTTCCACAGCGGAAAGACCCGCGCTCCGCCTACGCCTTCAATCTGTGACGCCCATTCCATGTAATGATATTTGTTGCCGCTGGTTGACGGGCGTCTGGCCGAATTAAAATACCGCCGGCGCAGCGCTTCGTCATCCTCTGCCTCCTCGCCGGGTATTAGAAGCGAAGTAATCCCCCCGCGTGCAAGCTCCGGAATATAACTCACCGGCAGCAGGCTGCCGGAATACTGATTGCCGGCTGCTCCGGCGGTCTCACTCTCCAGCCGGAACGCTCCCGGGGAGAGCCTTTCAGCCGCCGTGTAATTATAGAGCCCCAGCGAGAACCTGCTGCCCAAAGGGATATCCAGCAGCTCATCTTCATTATTATAAAATTCTCCGCGAAGCTGCGCCTTGGTTGCCGGCTCCCTGGTGATTCCAGTCCAGGAAATGCTGCGCTCCAAATACTCACCGGCTGCAGTGTCGGCAAAGTGCAGATTAATGTTCACATCCAGCTCAATATACATCTGTGCCATCTCCGCCGCAGCCGGGGCAAGCGCATCATAAATAATGCTGCCTT
Proteins encoded:
- a CDS encoding baseplate J/gp47 family protein, with protein sequence MYEDQTYEALLDRMLNRVPEGLDKREGSIIYDALAPAAAEMAQMYIELDVNINLHFADTAAGEYLERSISWTGITREPATKAQLRGEFYNNEDELLDIPLGSRFSLGLYNYTAAERLSPGAFRLESETAGAAGNQYSGSLLPVSYIPELARGGITSLLIPGEEAEDDEALRRRYFNSARRPSTSGNKYHYMEWASQIEGVGGARVFPLWNGPKTVKVIIVDAEKKPASAVLVSMVQQHIDPASGLGEGEAPVGAVVTVASAAGKSITVSATVNLAAGYTLQAVINAFQIMLEKYRKEKAFEASYISQSVIGALLLDTEGVLDYSGLKLNGGTGNITLAENEVPLFANAVLGV